A section of the Leishmania braziliensis MHOM/BR/75/M2904 complete genome, chromosome 13 genome encodes:
- a CDS encoding putative phosphoprotein phosphatase, with the protein MQPIFALISNSSVLQRTFAAASEKSQGSSVQVPSSLDSAGGATTSEGDDHSSGTMPLIVRVTKSGTEPLQGGPPVSPPRRVSEIPESFQKCPPSIPWKPRFFTSSAGSQSPLGVETHLSTPVLSNARSSSPVYNSPCSSTEQTKEQDSSTKSSSLTFKWVECDTSLSSLSVSQEVEWVEQKQTNAFFRVTPRSGEFVPLIEWLLRRGERGDVGAPAASQEDGGECTQAHFFSEDYLMRLCAAATAVLEKEPAVLELEVLEHDTLVVVGDIHGQFQDLYTSVLCQQYDRHQCNLDGRDRRFLFMGDYVDRGPHSLQVVLLLLALKVEYPTLVYLMRGNHEEERTSRVYGFLTEVTSSLGAATGAAVWSAVNKVFLHLPLAAIVQSLYMRFFVTHGGLSPTLQKVDDISRIDRRNYSCGNITADEDDIITGLLWSDPTNEVTMYDRNPRGCGFLFGTSASYTFCADNKFDFICRAHQVTMEGYMWMHNHHVVTVFSAPNYCGVNRNKGAVLVVKGRAWKPIFEQYDRADKDEKALARKEDFAFAAMFM; encoded by the coding sequence ATGCAGCCGATCTTCGCACTAATTTCGAACTCATCGGTCCTTCAGCGGACGTTCGCGGCGGCGTCTGAAAAGTCACAAGGGAGTTCGGTGCAGGTGCCAAGTTCCCTTGACTCTGCAGGGGGCGCAACTACATCGGAGGGGGATGACCACTCCAGCGGGACCATGCCGCTGATCGTGCGAGTTACCAAGAGCGGCACAGAGCCTCTACAGGGGGGCCCGCCGGTGTCGCCTCCTCGACGCGTCAGTGAAATCCCCGAGTCTTTTCAAAAGTGCCCGCCGTCCATACCATGGAAGCCTCGGTTTTTCACTAGCTCTGCCGGCTCGCAGTCGCCGTTGGGAGTGGAAACACACCTGTCTACACCTGTCCTCAGCAACGCCAGATCCAGCAGCCCCGTGTACAACTCGCCGTGCAGTTCGACAGAGCAAACCAAGGAGCAAGACAGTTCTACCAAAAGCTCCTCCTTGACGTTCAAGTGGGTGGAATGCGATACGAGCCTGTCAAGCTTGTCGGTCAGCCAAGAGGTCGAATGGGTCGAGCAGAAGCAGACGAACGCCTTCTTTCGTGTGACGCCGCGCAGCGGGGAGTTTGTGCCGCTGATTgagtggctgctgcgccgcggcgagcgcggcgacgtcGGTGCACCGGCGGCATCGCaggaggacggcggcgaGTGCACGCAGGCTCACTTCTTCAGCGAGGACTACCTCATGAGGTTgtgcgccgcggcgacggcggtgctggagaaggagccagcggtgctggagTTGGAGGTGCTGGAACACGAcacgctggtggtggtgggcgaCATCCACGGCCAGTTCCAGGACCTCTACACGAGCGTGCTCTGCCAGCAGTACGACCGGCACCAGTGCAACCTGGACGGACGCGACCGCCGCTTCCTGTTCATGGGCGACTACGTGGACCGCGGCCCGCACAGCCtgcaggtggtgctgctgctgctggcgctgaaAGTGGAGTACCCGACGCTGGTGTACCTGATGCGTGGCAaccacgaggaggagaggacgTCGCGGGTGTACGGCTTCCTGACGGAGGTGACGTCGTCGCTCGGCGCCGCAACCGGCGCGGCGGTGTGGAGCGCCGTGAACAAGGTGTTCCTTCACCTGCCGCTGGCTGCTATCGTGCAGTCACTGTATATGCGCTTCTTTGTTACTCACGGCGGCCTCTCGCCAACCTTGCAGAAGGTGGATGATATCTCGAGGATCGATCGGCGCAACTACAGCTGCGGCAACATCACTGCTGATGAGGATGACATTATCACGGGCCTTCTCTGGTCAGACCCCACGAACGAGGTGACCATGTATGATCGGAACCCTcgcggctgcggcttccTGTTTGGCACATCAGCCTCGTACACGTTCTGCGCTGACAACAAATTTGATTTTATCTGCCGCGCACATCAGGTGACGATGGAGGGCTACATGTGGATGCACAACCATCACGTCGTGACGGTGTTCTCCGCCCCAAATTACTGCGGCGTGAACAGGAATAAAGGCGCCGTGCTTGTTGTAAAGGGGCGCGCCTGGAAACCCATCTTCGAGCAGTACGACAGAGCTGACAAGGATGAGAAGGCGCTGGCCCGCAAGGAGGACTTCGCGTTCGCGGCTATGTTCATGTAG